One segment of Triticum aestivum cultivar Chinese Spring chromosome 2A, IWGSC CS RefSeq v2.1, whole genome shotgun sequence DNA contains the following:
- the LOC123188402 gene encoding protein translation factor SUI1 homolog, which translates to MSDLDVQIPTAFDPFAEANAGDAGAAAGSKDYVHVRIQQRNGRKSLTTVQGLKKEFSYSKILKDLKKEFCCNGTVVQDTELGQVIQLQGDQRKNVSNFLVQAGIVKKEHIKIHGF; encoded by the exons ATGTCTGATCTTGACGTTCAGATCCCAACTGCCTTTG ACCCCTTTGCCGAGGCGAATGCTGGGGACGCTGGTGCAGCTGCCGGATCAAAAGACTACGTTCATGTACGCATCCAGCAGCGTAATGGTCGCAAGAGCCTGACCACTGTCCAGGGTCTGAAGAAGGAGTTCAGCTACAGCAAGATCCTCAAAGACCTCAAGAAAGAGTTTTGCTGCAATGGTACAGTTGTCCAGGACACAGAACTTGGACAG GTCATTCAACTCCAGGGTGATCAGAGGAAGAACGTCTCAAACTTCCTTGTCCAG GCCGGCATTGTGAAGAAGGAACACATCAAGATTCATGGTTTCTGA